In one Triplophysa rosa linkage group LG13, Trosa_1v2, whole genome shotgun sequence genomic region, the following are encoded:
- the tmem216 gene encoding transmembrane protein 216 isoform X1: MYLPGRQPVLSSTSLQILFYLNGWYFAAFFIAECLMFVYKGVLLPYTQANLTLDVVLLLLFLGLEILRLFYGWKGNLCQRSLALFVSVCVLVPCAVLSVYYLILQTFVLRLEFVLNAVLLCFYGLELVLGLMTISVFLRGNIY; this comes from the exons atgtaTCTTCCAGGAAGACAGCCGGTT TTGTCATCCACATCACTGCAGATCCTCTTTTATCTGAACGGCTGGTATTTCGCTGCTTTCTTCATAGCCGAGTGTCTCATGTTTGTCTACAAAG GTGTGTTACTGCCCTACACTCAAGCTAATCTCACACTAGATGTTGTTCTCCTGCTTCTCTTCTTGGGCCTCGAGATCCTCCGACTCTTCTATG GCTGGAAGGGAAACCTGTGTCAGCGCTCTCTGGCACTCTTTGTCAGTGTTTGTGTTCTGGTGCCCTGTGCAGTTCTGAGCGTCTACTACCTTATATTACAGACGTTTGTTTTACGCCTGGAGTTTGTGCTCAATGCTGTATTGCTCTGCTTTTATGGTCTTGAGCTGGTTCTGGGACTGATGACTATCTCCGTTTTTTTAAG GGGAAATATTTATTGA
- the tmem216 gene encoding transmembrane protein 216 isoform X2, with the protein MAAYGRQPVLSSTSLQILFYLNGWYFAAFFIAECLMFVYKGVLLPYTQANLTLDVVLLLLFLGLEILRLFYGWKGNLCQRSLALFVSVCVLVPCAVLSVYYLILQTFVLRLEFVLNAVLLCFYGLELVLGLMTISVFLRGNIY; encoded by the exons ATGGCCGCTTACG GAAGACAGCCGGTT TTGTCATCCACATCACTGCAGATCCTCTTTTATCTGAACGGCTGGTATTTCGCTGCTTTCTTCATAGCCGAGTGTCTCATGTTTGTCTACAAAG GTGTGTTACTGCCCTACACTCAAGCTAATCTCACACTAGATGTTGTTCTCCTGCTTCTCTTCTTGGGCCTCGAGATCCTCCGACTCTTCTATG GCTGGAAGGGAAACCTGTGTCAGCGCTCTCTGGCACTCTTTGTCAGTGTTTGTGTTCTGGTGCCCTGTGCAGTTCTGAGCGTCTACTACCTTATATTACAGACGTTTGTTTTACGCCTGGAGTTTGTGCTCAATGCTGTATTGCTCTGCTTTTATGGTCTTGAGCTGGTTCTGGGACTGATGACTATCTCCGTTTTTTTAAG GGGAAATATTTATTGA